A region of Arabidopsis thaliana chromosome 5, partial sequence DNA encodes the following proteins:
- a CDS encoding DEAD-box ATP-dependent RNA helicase (unknown protein; FUNCTIONS IN: molecular_function unknown; INVOLVED IN: biological_process unknown; LOCATED IN: cellular_component unknown; EXPRESSED IN: 24 plant structures; EXPRESSED DURING: 15 growth stages; BEST Arabidopsis thaliana protein match is: unknown protein (TAIR:AT1G72690.1); Has 141 Blast hits to 104 proteins in 24 species: Archae - 0; Bacteria - 6; Metazoa - 27; Fungi - 8; Plants - 82; Viruses - 0; Other Eukaryotes - 18 (source: NCBI BLink).) yields the protein MCYKFAFRDKMEFKSDKPEDGKKKPNMLKKAREDLKSLFLKEKPPRHLHHHHKETHGRSDDISENTPVDEVKAPNVLERAKEEIEAVIDTIHSKKKEKDGSGSPSRSRSLSPEKERAGFACSIGKGLEKICSPWSDDKKD from the exons ATGTGTTATAAATTCGCTTTCAGGGATAAAATGGAATTCAAATCAGATAAACCAG AagatggaaagaaaaaaccgAATATGTTGAAAAAGGCGAGGGAAGACCTCAAATCTTTATTCCTGAAGGAAAAACCTCCTCgccatcttcatcatcatcacaaagaAACTCATGGAAGGAGTGATGATATCAGTGAGAACACACCGGTGGATGAAGTGAAGGCTCCTAATGTTTTGGAGAGAGCCAAGGAAGAAATCGAAGCCGTCATCGACACCATCCATtccaagaagaaggagaaagacgGTTCTGGTTCACCTTCGCGTTCTCGGTCTCTCTCACCGGAAAAGGAGAGAGCTGGATTCGCATGCTCTATTGGAAAGGGGTTGGAAAAGATATGTTCTCCTTGGAGTGATGATAAAAAGGATTAA
- a CDS encoding proteinase inhibitor I25, cystatin, motif protein, translating into MNECFCSFVCSYLLTKFCIQGSRIELVDHVSASYRWCAGILYWVTFLARDLASSDPEPRLYQAKVRLCGPTFCQIYIFRLRPTDEEIAAVQVDPPPPLYDDDPELPTILFTVTGPGSGYMSIPEVFFTRIPAEVEPVSSP; encoded by the exons ATgaatgaatgtttttgttcctttgtttgttcttaCTTGCTCACAAAGTTTTGTATCCAGGGAAGTCGGATTGAGTTGGTCGATCACGTGTCGGCAAGTTACAGGTGGTGTGCTGGTATACTTTATTGGGTAACGTTTTTGGCTCGGGATTTGGCCTCATCCGATCCCGAGCCTAGACTTTATCAAGCTAAAGTTCGTCTCTGTGGACCAACGTTCTGTCAGATTTATATCTTCAGGCTCAGACCAACTGATGAAG AGATTGCTGCAGTTCAAGTGGATCCCCCTCCTCCATTGTATGATGATGACCCAG AGTTACCCACCATACTTTTCACTGTGACTGGTCCAGGATCGGGTTACATGTCTATACCCGAAGTTTTCTTCACTCGGATTCCTGCAGAAGTTGAGCCCGTGTCGTCACCATAA
- a CDS encoding cotton fiber protein (unknown protein; FUNCTIONS IN: molecular_function unknown; INVOLVED IN: biological_process unknown; LOCATED IN: endomembrane system; EXPRESSED IN: 18 plant structures; EXPRESSED DURING: 12 growth stages; BEST Arabidopsis thaliana protein match is: unknown protein (TAIR:AT4G26130.1); Has 30201 Blast hits to 17322 proteins in 780 species: Archae - 12; Bacteria - 1396; Metazoa - 17338; Fungi - 3422; Plants - 5037; Viruses - 0; Other Eukaryotes - 2996 (source: NCBI BLink).) — translation MELLTTVASFFTPTTLFLLLNLMIGTIVVTSRLGSGSRKHYQHHDGFGSGHAPAPLARAPSIIDRVKSINFHLYKFPHPETELFSMTAHHDIIGSDLHVYPDPNPAPLQRAPSLLDRVKSINMSYFKFPHDVTGSDPHSHSHSHLDLHPDPAPAPLQRAPSLLDRVKSINMSYFKFQQYNPEENDYAHHTEPTRFESIPTRMGRVDPIDISKFRIPEEDQPTGTGVNSQINPPGLTRAPSILERVKSIKLSSFYRSDPDLDQKQNPDPVLHEEHKHVRSKSESKKPVKKKKKALTKMTKSASEKSGFGFAGSHAEAPETVESLERRRPDTTRVERSTSFGDGEDGVDAKASDFINKFKQQLKLQRLDSILRYKEMLKAH, via the coding sequence ATGGAGTTACTAACGACGGTCGCGAGCTTTTTCACTCCGACGACTCTTTTCCTCCTTCTTAATCTTATGATCGGTACAATCGTCGTAACCTCTCGACTCGGGTCAGGTTCAAGAAAACATTACCAGCATCACGATGGATTCGGGTCAGGTCATGCTCCGGCTCCGTTAGCTAGAGCTCCATCGATTATCGACCGAGTCAAGTCCATCAATTTTCATCTCTACAAATTTCCTCATCCAGAAACTGAGCTTTTCTCGATGACAGCTCACCACGACATAATCGGGTCGGATCTTCATGTTTACCCGGATCCAAATCCGGCTCCGTTACAACGTGCTCCTTCTCTTTTGGATCGGGTCAAATCTATCAACATGTCTTATTTCAAGTTCCCACACGACGTAACCGGGTCGGATCCTCACTCCCACTCCCACTCCCACCTAGATTTACACCCGGATCCGGCTCCGGCACCGTTACAACGAGCTCCTTCTCTTCTGGATCGGGTCAAATCCATCAACATGTCATACTTCAAATTCCAGCAGTATAACCCGGAGGAGAATGATTATGCTCATCACACAGAACCGACCCGATTCGAAAGTATTCCGACCCGGATGGGTCGGGTTGACCCGATTGATATCTCAAAATTCAGAATCCCGGAAGAAGATCAACCAACCGGAACCGGAGTGAACAGTCAAATTAACCCGCCCGGTTTAACTCGAGCTCCGTCTATCTTAGAACGGGTCAAATCCATTAAGCTATCCTCCTTCTACAGATCCGACCCGGATTtggatcaaaaacaaaatccggATCCGGTTCTTCACGAGGAGCACAAGCATGTACGAAGCAAATCGGAATCGAAAAAaccggtgaagaagaagaagaaagctttaaCGAAGATGACAAAATCGGCTAGCGAGAAATCAGGTTTTGGTTTCGCAGGAAGCCATGCGGAAGCGCCGGAGACGGTGGAATCCCTCGAACGGAGAAGACCAGATACAACGAGAGTCGAAAGATCGACGTCTTTCGGCGACGGCGAAGATGGCGTCGACGCGAAAGCTTCAGATTTCATCAACAAATTCAAACAGCAGCTGAAATTACAGAGACTCGATTCGATTCTGAGGTACAAGGAGATGCTTAAGGCCCATTGA
- a CDS encoding DEAD-box ATP-dependent RNA helicase (unknown protein; FUNCTIONS IN: molecular_function unknown; INVOLVED IN: biological_process unknown; LOCATED IN: cellular_component unknown; EXPRESSED IN: 24 plant structures; EXPRESSED DURING: 15 growth stages; BEST Arabidopsis thaliana protein match is: unknown protein (TAIR:AT1G72690.1); Has 153 Blast hits to 116 proteins in 29 species: Archae - 0; Bacteria - 6; Metazoa - 33; Fungi - 7; Plants - 82; Viruses - 0; Other Eukaryotes - 25 (source: NCBI BLink).), with amino-acid sequence MTTAVNTVSGDEDRSDKKIQGDIDESKVKAPNMFERAKEELDAVIGAIHQRKSSKDKMEFKSDKPEDGKKKPNMLKKAREDLKSLFLKEKPPRHLHHHHKETHGRSDDISENTPVDEVKAPNVLERAKEEIEAVIDTIHSKKKEKDGSGSPSRSRSLSPEKERAGFACSIGKGLEKICSPWSDDKKD; translated from the exons ATGACGACTGCTGTCAACACAGTTTCTG gtGATGAAGATCGTTCGGACAAAAAGATTCAGGGTGATATTGATGAGAGTAAGGTCAAAGCACCAAACATGTTCGAACGAGCTAAAGAAGAGCTTGATGCTGTTATCGGAGCTATTCATCAACGCAAGAGTtcaaa GGATAAAATGGAATTCAAATCAGATAAACCAG AagatggaaagaaaaaaccgAATATGTTGAAAAAGGCGAGGGAAGACCTCAAATCTTTATTCCTGAAGGAAAAACCTCCTCgccatcttcatcatcatcacaaagaAACTCATGGAAGGAGTGATGATATCAGTGAGAACACACCGGTGGATGAAGTGAAGGCTCCTAATGTTTTGGAGAGAGCCAAGGAAGAAATCGAAGCCGTCATCGACACCATCCATtccaagaagaaggagaaagacgGTTCTGGTTCACCTTCGCGTTCTCGGTCTCTCTCACCGGAAAAGGAGAGAGCTGGATTCGCATGCTCTATTGGAAAGGGGTTGGAAAAGATATGTTCTCCTTGGAGTGATGATAAAAAGGATTAA
- a CDS encoding proteinase inhibitor I25, cystatin, motif protein (BEST Arabidopsis thaliana protein match is: Cystatin/monellin superfamily protein (TAIR:AT5G56920.1); Has 38 Blast hits to 38 proteins in 2 species: Archae - 0; Bacteria - 0; Metazoa - 0; Fungi - 0; Plants - 38; Viruses - 0; Other Eukaryotes - 0 (source: NCBI BLink).), producing MAWLSVLLHNTMFDTGSRIELVDHVSASYRWCAGILYWVTFLARDLASSDPEPRLYQAKVRLCGPTFCQIYIFRLRPTDEEIAAVQVDPPPPLYDDDPELPTILFTVTGPGSGYMSIPEVFFTRIPAEVEPVSSP from the exons ATGGCGTGGCTCTCCGTGCTATTACACAACACAATGTTTGATACG GGAAGTCGGATTGAGTTGGTCGATCACGTGTCGGCAAGTTACAGGTGGTGTGCTGGTATACTTTATTGGGTAACGTTTTTGGCTCGGGATTTGGCCTCATCCGATCCCGAGCCTAGACTTTATCAAGCTAAAGTTCGTCTCTGTGGACCAACGTTCTGTCAGATTTATATCTTCAGGCTCAGACCAACTGATGAAG AGATTGCTGCAGTTCAAGTGGATCCCCCTCCTCCATTGTATGATGATGACCCAG AGTTACCCACCATACTTTTCACTGTGACTGGTCCAGGATCGGGTTACATGTCTATACCCGAAGTTTTCTTCACTCGGATTCCTGCAGAAGTTGAGCCCGTGTCGTCACCATAA